TAAATGtctgttgtcatattttatgatCTCATCACCCTGAAAAAATCATCAAACAAAATCCTCAATGTGAATATGATTTATCAGATTAAATAATTCTTCTTTTATTAAATGAGCTTTCTTTAAagaataaatgttatttatgttaAACTGCTGCTAGACCCCCCCGTTAATACAGGTATGTGCCTCTTGTTGTGTGTAGCAAGTGGGAGAGCAACCAATTTTTtgagtgaaaatgtttttagacTAAATACCAACACATATGGATGGAAGCCTAatattttcttaaataaaaacacattgtcaATTTTGTAATTGCTGGGCTCTATCTTTTAACTCGCAAACAGTCCTACGCAGCCACCACTGGAATGTAATTCTGGTGTAGCCTAATCTTAATCTCCAAATGTGCAGAAATGGCTTGCAATGAACAGACATAAAAAAGATGATTGGCATTCTTAGGTTGATTTAGAATTTGAATATCATTGTTATTAGGCTTCAAACTGTTTGGTACAGACCTTTTTGAAACAGAGGCCAATAACAATTTCCGCTTTAATTTAGGTAGTATAGAGAAGAGGCTTTAATCTTGTCAAAAATATGAACATTAAACATTTCCTGTGATATTTTATAGTAAATTCCAGGTAGTGTACTTTTTACACAGCATTGTCCATTTGCATCTGCATGTGTTTATGATTGTGTATGATTTAACGCTGATCTGAGCCCGTAAAAAGGAAAAgaatcaaagacaaaaaaaacccatctgAATTTTATATTAATTCGTTAACTTAGCTGAACTGTAGACacttaaataatgaaaataaagtggTAATTGTTCTGTCAAAGTTTGAtgtggagaaaaacaaagagggaGGGGAGcggagataaaacaaaagagattaagtaagtgtgtgtgtgcttgctgcatgtgtgtgtactttcTCTGTATTGATCACTGCATTCTGATGAATTAAAGTATCTGCACCCCTCCCTCAAAGTACTTTGTAAAGGGGATATGGCTGGAATGGTCAAATCAATTATACATAGCCTGGTAATTACAGTGTGGAATTAAAAGATGTGATGTCAGcattttgacagcatttttttttctttctttcactgtccAGCCCTCCATCTAAAAACTGTTTGCCTTTCAGCTTGTCTTTGAAAGCTTCAGATCCCACAGTTATCTTCATCTCCCTAATATGATCCCGCTCTCCTTGGGCTAAgtggtcaagtgtgtgtgtgtacatcctgtgtgcatttgtttcatgggtttttttgtgcatcCCTATACTTgagagagtgtatgtgtgtctccCTTATTGGGAAGCAGAGAGGTTTAAGTGAAACGAAGCTTTTAGTAAAAATCCTGAACATCAACAGCACATTTGCAGACTCAGCTAATGTGGAGCCACATCAGCTAATAATGCTTTTGTACCTCCAACCGATTGATTACAAGCATCAAACTCTAGACTGAGATTATAAACCGGTGCATTtgtttgaaaacaaacaaattcacTGTAAAGCTTCCTGATTCCAGTAAATTCTTATATCTCATGTAATTtgataaataaattcatatgcatgacatttgtgttattttgtctgGATAGGTGCAGACTATCAAAGAGggatattatttattatttcaccAAATCAAAATTTAACCTCAAACATTATGGATAGTAACACAACTGGATTGGCTTGCACCAGCTATTTGTAAATCCATGACGTTCTTAGTAACTATGAGTGAGTTTCAGATGTACTCAATAGGGTTGAGCCATTAAAACTTAGACACATGCCCCTTTTTTGCGCCCTCAGATCCATAGTTGTCAATGTAGATACAGAGAAGGCGTTCTCAAAAGCTAGAATAATGCCATCATGGCGTGCAAGCTGTGCCCTGAGATCACAAAGTTCAATTTTTGGAAGGCAGCAGTGTGCACTGCATGTCATATGACCAGGAACAACGAATCACAGCCTGCTGACATCTTCCTTTTCTTCCGTAAGAAACAATCTATGGTATATATAACGGAAAGTTGATTTtggtgcagggctacccagcgCTTTaccatctgtcccacggacgatccTTTAAtattcactttaaaaacaagacCTGGAGAAAGATCAGCTCTGATCTATAATATGGTGCTGGATTATGGCTGCTCAGCAAAGTCAGGCAATACCTGCATCTGTGCCCTTGATATTGTGCACAAGAGTTCGCATTTTACagaagatgcagcatgtgtataaGCCCTAGGAATGTTTTGGCTAGTTAAGACTTAATAATCTGTAAATCAGCTGCTTGAAAAAAGCAATCAATTTTGTAACAGGAAGGCACTGTAGCATTATCATCTTTAACCTAACTTCCAATAATAAAATAGATTTACTTGTTAAACGCAAGTTTCAGACTCTAGAAACATTGCAACAGTTATTGAATAGATTGCCATGACCTTTGCTACAGCTATTTAAGGTCCCTGGAGAAATGTTAACAACTTTGGTGATTTGTGATTTTTCCTCCAGGCCACCAGCAGGTCAGCATTTTCACatattcagtgtcatttctCAAAAACTATAAATTGACTGCCacaaaattttgtacagacattcatggttcccagatggTGAATCTTAATGAGCTTGGTGATCCCCTGTTTTTTCACTAGCGCTGCCAGCAGGTTGACGTTTTTGTTTAAGTTTGAAATATTTGGACAACTATGTGATGGATTGTCAGGATtggcacagacattcatgttcacTCAAGATGAACTGATCCAGTGACATTAAACTTGCTTAACATTGGTATGTGAGCATTACGGTTGTGAGCTTGTTAGCATGGtgatgttagcatttatctCACTCATGCCTGTGCCTACGTACAGCTTCACAGAGCTACTAGCACAGCTGTAGTCTTGTTAAATTATGCAATGCACTGACTggaataaagaaggaagtaggCAGACTGGGGTGGTTAAATGAGTCacaaaacataggactttccccCGCAGAACGGTGTTTGAAACTGCTAAAATGATGTGaactgagtcattttaaggtactgtacgtcgtcaccatgtttctcttcctaaaCCTATCCAAAGTAACATTACTTGCCTGAAGCTAAAGACCCTCAACcacatttctttttctaaacctaacaaaagtaactttacttgccttgACCAAACCTACGTAattttacgttaagtatgtTACTTTACACCGAGTATGTGAAGTCATCTATGGGGAGCTAATTGGTTAGGTGTCATGCAAGCcgttgtatgtgcattttcataagaTATAATACAAACTTTTGTATAAGGATACATTGCAAAGCCTCATTGGATGCTCTTCAGGCCCTTAAAAGAACTGCATTATAAAATGCTTCTGCACTGGCTTAAGCATTACAACAGCTAGCACTCAGTGCCTTCTGTTTATTTGAAATAAAGTGGAAAGTGTAAGAGAAGTTCATTTTAGGAGTCCGTCGTCTTGAAAATTCCACGTGCATAACTAGAATGCACTCTGGTACCCACACTCTTTAGCCAGTTTATTGATCTATGAAAGTGGGGCAGAAccagtttaatttaaaatactgcAAAGTGTCTATGAGACAATATTCTACTGAAAAATTCCTTGAAGAGAAGTGCTGGGTCTATCAATTAGTTTCTGTCTTCAAGCCAAAAGTCTTATATGTAGTGGTGCTGTCTCTCTCTTAGCATACAgtgttgtatgtttgttttatcaaaGGTTATAATCTCCTGTGAGTAATTTGGGCAGGacaataaatacaactgagtagAATGGGAGGTCACAAACACATGAGTTACAGCAACTACCGTGAACAAAACTttttaagtaattaaaatagtaaAATCTGAAATTGGTAAAGGTTTCACAACTTTGGGCTGCACCAATTAACAGATAAAATTAGTTGAAGATGAAACTTCAACATTTACAGTTGACAGGATGCTCACATGTTCACCTTAAAGTAACTCTAGCTTAGTACACTGTCAAGATATAATTTGTTTTGACTGTATCAAAGACTGAAATTTGTTTGCTCATATCCACTTTGGTTTTCTCACGGTTTTTCTCATTTGCTGCTCTCTTTAGGTAAAACAGGTCAGTTCTTGCGGTTGATCATCTACACCAGTTTGACTCTCCTGTCCCTGCAGTGCTTCATGCAGATCCCCTTCACCTATATCCCTCCACATGGTAAAAAAAGGACTTGTGAGACTTCACAGACTAACAGtgtttttggaaaataaaatttcACCAGTCGTGGGAATGGACCTTAAGGAAATATTGGTTGAACTGACTGTGAAAAAGGAAGAattaatatatactgtatattgtaaTCTATAACAGGAACTAAAGAAATAGCTTTGTTCACAACCTGATGaccgttttttctttttttaacagttaGTGGCCACTGGGAAGATGTCCTCTACCATTTGGGCATTGTAAGGTATAGGAGCACACCTGACATTCATATATTCTAGGATTTTAGACCGCTTTCACAACTTTCTAGTTCAGCTGACTTCAGTGCAGTATGAAAATCAACGTATTAAGGCTTCAAACTTATGAATTAGTGAATTTTTGTTGCCACTGTTATATAATATGGTATGGTAGTACCAATAATATAATACTAACACATAACATACACACTTTTTATCTTGAGAAAGTCTCAGCAATTTGACCATCATACCTTTCTGGTATGAATGGAGATCAGTGGAGGTCAAACCATGATAATGCTTGTGTCTTTTCAGATTCAGTTCGGTTGACCCTGGGAACATCGTGCGACTCCTGGCCCCAGATgtgttcctactcttctcctctctctttgtaCTGAGGCTATGCCGAAAACTACTGCGCGCTGTGCCACAAATCAGTTTGCATGAGAACGGAATACCGCCGCCTGACCCTGAGGTAACTGCGAGCACATATCAACTGTTATAACTTTACATTAGGTTAAGAAAGCGCATTGATTACAATCTGATTGTTCATGGGTCTGACAGGAAGAGGAAACCTCTGAAACTGAGTCTGATGGAGGAAGTGACACAGAGGGCTCGTCCTTTGACAGCTCAGATGTGACCACGATGCCGGTTCAGTCGGGTCCGCCCCAGTTTGTCCAAAAGCTGATAGTGTTTGCAGCCGGAAtgaggctgctgctgtcagcaaTCATGAACACAGCAGGGAAAGTGGTGGTGACTTTGCTGCTGGGGCTGGCAGGTACAATACAGCAGCTGGTCTGAGCATGCAGGTGTACTGTAGTTTTCAAATGTTGAGAAGTTTTGtctatttcatgtttttgtaatactgtctatgtgtgtgtgtgtacaggtaTCACGCTGCCATCCCTTACCTCAGGTGTGTATTTCGGGGTGTTTCTCGGGCTGGTGTGGTGGTGGGTATTCAGTCGTTCCATCAGCCTGCTACTCTTCAGCTCCTTGTGTGTAATGATGGCCATCTTCAGCGGAGGACACCTTCTGGCTCTGTACCTCTACCAGCTACCTCTGTCTCAGGAGCTCGTGCCACCAGACGATGTCTACGCCAGGTACAGAAGTCATCAAAAAAGAAGATTAGACTGACTTATGCACTCTTCCTAAAGTCTGACATTCAAGCTCACAAGTATTGTTATTCCTCTCTCCAATCTAACTCTCTCTTCAACCATCTCTCCTTTCACTCATCCTTCCCATCTCCATCTTGCACTCCTTCCTCTCTACCTGTCCCAGGTTGTTTGGTATGACAGGAGTGATCAGAACCAACAGTTCAGACCCGCACTCCCTTGGTCTGCACCCACATGTAAGCTGGCCTGACTTCATCAACCCTTTGGTTCTACTGCTGCTCTACTACACATTGGTGGCTTTGCTGCACAAATGGGTCCACATAACAGAGGAGGTGTGTGTAATTTGTGGAACTTTGTTCTATAGATGAtagacagtgtttgtgtgtattgttgGGGCTTCACAGGAATATTTCATGTTGGGCTACAAATACATGGACTAGTCACTACTCTACTACTGCAACTATGATATGGGCCTCTTAAAGTATATTACTGGTTATCTTCTAGCTAATGCTCGAGGGCTGGCAATGcaaaatactactactactactgacaTACTATGATTACTTTGAGTGCTGAAGATGTGGGCAAATAAACTTCACACAAAAGTCAAGACAATATTAACTTACACTACCTTTAACACCAGTTGCATTTCTCAGGATACTGTTGATGATGAGGAGTGTGAGAGTCCAGTAGAAAGTCCAGATGCTCCTCCAAGCTTCTCCAGGGTCCTCTACGTCTCAGGAGATAAGCAGGAGGTAACCTACAAACATGGATATGTTTCTCCTTAGTTGTATTGCTGGTTCACAGGAATATTGTTCACGTATTATGCCAGTGATTAGAATTCTAccattgtgtttattgttagcTGTTCTGTACAGACACAGATCTACTGCCATTTTACCTCCAACCTAcaccagcagcatttcaaaacagGTCTCCTACAATATTTCATAGTCACCCAAAGATTCTCTGTATTTTCAGCTTTTAAGCAGTACGGACGACGAAACCTATCTACCTGATGAGGTGAGTTAATTTATTGATAAATACTGTTTTCGTGCATTAATCATGACTGATAAAAAGGTGAGCCATGTGAACACTGTTCTAAATTTACAGTGTGATGCACTTTCTTTCCTCAGCCAATGATTTTGATCGCAGGGAGTTCCTGGGAAGATATCCATACAAATGATCTGGGATCGCTGTTAGGAGGGGCAGGGTACACAAACTGTTGCCCTCCACCAGAGTATGAAGGCAAAGACCCCCCATCACATGGTAATCACTACGCTCAAATATCTAAATACATGACCTCAGTTACCTAGCTCTTTCATTTCACTTTTCTTTAACTTTCTCCCTCCCTTGTGCTAGAGACAGAAGGCGAGGAAGAAATGGGGGAAAAGAGTGAGGAGGACCTGAGGACTCTTACAGAGACTATACCTCCACCCTCAGGCCCAAGTGGCCTGGTCATCTTTGGACGGCTGGTGCAAAAACACAGCTATGTCAGCGCCCTTATCATCATGATGGTAAACTATACTAACACCGATTTAAGTTTGTGTCATGAGTTTTTTACCAACTACAACCAGTGCCATCACATCAAGTCAACAGTAGAGAACAAATCTGAAAAGCAAAAAATGTTCCGGTGTAGGTGAAGCATAGATATAAGATATAATAAGATAAGAAAGGTTCATATACTTTATATGCTACTGCAATGCAAGGGAGTGACCACAGAGGTTTGAACATATAACAGGATTGCCACACATTTTAAtagacaaaatttaaaaacttttccatgacttttcaagaaCCTATAATAACATTTCCATGACCATTCACAACGCATAACACAAACAGAGCTGTATAGTATACTTTACACCAAATCAGAATTACAGTCTTATTGGCGGTCCATACACACAAAGCAGTAGAGCTGCCAGAGTGTGGAAGTAACAGCTGAAAGTTTGATTGGCCCGTTGgttaatttgtcaaaaaaaaaaaaaaaagtatgctcTGTACCTTTGAACTACCATGCTCCACTTTCAGAGCAGTTAAATTTAAGTGTGCATTGGTGCTCCAAGTCACAATTGAGTGCCCTAGGCTCCCTGTGTCAATTGCTTCATCACAAAAAGTGGAACAATTTAAAAGTAGTAGGGCACAGTTATGGAAATGTGTGTTCTTGTCCCACTTGCCCAGTGTTGTTCAggcatatcagattcaaacgctattcaaacataattccAACTAGTTGGCATATATGATGAGGAAACGtaagatgaaaagaaaatagagaaaCGTACATAATGGTATACAAAAAGTCATGCATTGATGCATGTTACAAATACTTTAAGTCAAAAGCTGgtctacaaaaaataaattcaccGTGATGTTACATTATGTGAAAGGTTATCCACAGAAGATTACTGTTACAATTTAATTACACATAACAAAATCCCACAACTCttccaaaactttcaaggattttgcgaattccatgacttttccaggacTGGAAAAcaagatttatttaatttaatgactCTTTCAGGTTTTTCATGACCCAGGAAGCCCAATAGAGGTATGAAATactatgaaaatgtaaaaatctcatttttttttttttttaacaaaggaCCTCTGTAAGGTAGATTTGTTTATACATACATGTAACtgtcttttattattatcaatctGTCAATTTTGTTTCAAATTATTGATTAtaattcagaaaaataaatttcCCAGAACCAAAAGTGATGTCCTCAAACTGCTTGTTTGGTcaaaccaacagtccaaaaccaaaaagaTATTAAATTTAAGAAGACAccagagaatttttttttacatttttgatggATAAATTACTGAAACGATAATTCGATAATCATAATGGCTGGTGATTAATTTTCTTTGACTGACAGACTAACTTTTGGGTGAGtaaaagttagctagctaactttagtCAGTAACTTAGACTACAGTACAATacactgttagcattagcaaagttagctaacgttataaTGGAGTGGATTTATACAAGTTATTGCCAGTTTAGATTTAACCATCTGATATAATCTAAACATAAATTCAACAAATTCATCAGAAAACAGCACAGACATTAGCCTTAACTTAAAATCTTGTGTTTAGCAAGattgttagctaatgttaacattaACGTTATGGTTAGCTTAAAATGACCGTTAGCTGTCACCATTAGCACGCATAAAGTGGCATTAAAAGAATAGTGCAAAAGCATAAAATTAATTGCTGTTTGCTGCCATAATGTCACATTATCGAAAATATGTTGTCTTTTAGATATGGAGTATCACCTACAACAACTGGCTGACTTTTGCCCTGCTGGTGTGGTCCTGTATAATTTGGATGATGAGGGACCGGCGGCGCTACGCCATGATGTCCGCCCCGTTCCTGGCTGTGTATGGGACCGTCCTGGTGGTGCTGGGCTTCGTGAGCGGGCTGCGTCTGAGCCGGGCCGAGCTGTACCCAGGCCTCCCCCCCGCTGTCATAGTGGACTTCGACCTGAACAGCTATCACCCTGCGACCTGTGTCCACCTGGGAGCAAAGGTGAGGCAGGGAGAAGGATAAAGTGACATGAAAATACTTTTGTTGACCTTTATTAAAAACGTCATGAGGTCACTGAATTGTTTGAAAGAGAAAGCACAAGCAGAAAAAGCCAACTACTGTATATTGCTAATTAAGCTACACTTCTTTCCATAGATAGAGCTTGTGTATTTCTTTCATGTTAGAGCACCTAAAACTTCAATTTTTTATCTTTCACATTAAATAAGCAAGcagcaaatgttttaaattgtacAGTCACACTAATCTGCCTCATCCTGACTGTGTGGGGTCAGATTTATATCCCAGTTACTGTCATCAGattctgattttgatttttagatttttaaattggTGCATGAAAATACCACATATGTTGGACCAGTGACGGAAATATTCCATGAGGAATAAACAAGGATTGTTCAACCTATCTCAGATAATATCATGTTCATGTACACTTATAGTAAGAGACTGATTAAGAAAATGGGTTTTCGGGGTCTTTAAAGCAGATGGGACAGGAAGCACATCAGTTAATCTTCTAAGCATTTATAGTATTGACCAGCTCTTAACACAGCTGCCAATTAGACACTTTAAGATCAATTAATTCAGTTTAAACCTCTCACCTAATCAAAATGTCAACTGCACCCACAGATCACACTCTGAGAACAACGCtttgacagtttatttattGCAATTTCTTCTTTTGGTGGCTCTCCAGATTATATTATAGCTCTTACACAATTATTAATTGGTAGCTAACTATGTTTACTGGAGCAGATTGTAAAACTGTGAGTGTACACTGATTGTTTTGCACTCATGATACACTGTGTGCCCTGCAGGTCTTCTACAGCTTCAGCTTTTGGTTGATGTTTCGTCAGCAGCTaaaggagagacaggaggagcaGATGTTAAAGGGGGAATCTCTAGATGACGTCAAAGTCGTGCCACGTAATTCTTAAATTGGTTTTACAAAGATTATAGCTACTGTGTTAGAGATTGAAATTAAGTTTGATGTAATGTAAGACCTTTTTACTCATGAAAATCATCCTGACATGTTACCAGGCTATATGACTGACTTCAGTTTAATGAAAGTTCCAAATCTctccattttcttcttcttatccttttctccttctgtctctccttgCCCTTCTCCTCTTGGTTTCCTCCTTATCAGCTGAGGAAAGTCCACCATCACCTCTGGCTGCAATGCTGATCTCAGGAGTGAAAGGAATACTAGTGAAATACTGGATCCTCTTCTGCTGCTCCATGTTCTTTGTGGTCAGCTTCTCTGGAAAGGTATCTATTAACAGACTAAAAAACTAAGAATGGGCAAAGTCCCGCTCATGATATGTGTCTAACCAAATTTTCCCACACACTTCATCTCTGGGTTCTGAGGGCTATATGAAGTTAGGAAGCTACAGTGAAAGTTGCTGTAATAAGAATGGCATTATAAGCTGCATACCTGAATTATTCTGGTGAAGGCTTCAGGGCAAACAAGGGTACAGTTATTTGTTCTGATAATCTTTTTCCATTATTGTCAGCATTCTGTCCTCTGCTGTGGTGACCAGATTTTCCCACAATGGTTCttagttttaaaaagaaaaattaccGGGTGCTCATGGGTGTAAAGTAGTAAACTCAAGGTGGACGCCCCGAAGAAGACCCAGTGTGGGTCGAAACCAGTCGGTGTTCTccttttgtgatttttaaatttgataTGCCCTATCTATGTTAAGCATTTTAAATATACATCCACTAGTGTGCCTGAAGTTAGCCCAGTTGCTGTCCTTTGTCTATAGTGATAATTTGAAGTATCCGTAATCCAATCAGTCACCATTCCACTTCACACAATGTGCATTTGTCTTGTCAAACacccaacatgaaaaaaaaagacacactttaATCTTCGGTAGGTTAGGGAAGCCATTAAAACATCATCTATCACAAAACCTTTACACGTACAGTACTCGAGATGATGTACATGATTGCAGAGGcgacaaaacaaaatatgaggtgaagaatgaagaaagaaaatgtttgggttttttcgTTCTTCTTCAAAGAATATTAATAACTGCATGCAGTCTCAGGAGTTTTTCTGGGTCCAGAAGTTCATTTAATCTTTGGTATATTTCCTGTATGTCGTGCAAGTAAAAGTTAACTGCTCATCATCTTGATCATGTTTCACTTGCGTAGGTGGTCGTCTACAAGATCCTCTACAttgtcctcttcctcttctgtctGGTCCTCTA
This genomic stretch from Epinephelus moara isolate mb chromosome 16, YSFRI_EMoa_1.0, whole genome shotgun sequence harbors:
- the LOC126402152 gene encoding piezo-type mechanosensitive ion channel component 2-like, which gives rise to MAGDLVVGMIYNLLLPLLLLTASSFRYNGLSVVYFLFLLTLPLLPNPSLVTMKGKTGQFLRLIIYTSLTLLSLQCFMQIPFTYIPPHVSGHWEDVLYHLGIVRFSSVDPGNIVRLLAPDVFLLFSSLFVLRLCRKLLRAVPQISLHENGIPPPDPEEEETSETESDGGSDTEGSSFDSSDVTTMPVQSGPPQFVQKLIVFAAGMRLLLSAIMNTAGKVVVTLLLGLAGITLPSLTSGVYFGVFLGLVWWWVFSRSISLLLFSSLCVMMAIFSGGHLLALYLYQLPLSQELVPPDDVYARLFGMTGVIRTNSSDPHSLGLHPHVSWPDFINPLVLLLLYYTLVALLHKWVHITEEDTVDDEECESPVESPDAPPSFSRVLYVSGDKQELLSSTDDETYLPDEPMILIAGSSWEDIHTNDLGSLLGGAGYTNCCPPPEYEGKDPPSHGNHYAQISKYMTSVT